In one Paenibacillus sp. JQZ6Y-1 genomic region, the following are encoded:
- a CDS encoding SDR family NAD(P)-dependent oxidoreductase — translation MTHNTYPFEDSVVLITGASTGIGRAVAAAFLENGAKVVLAARSEDKLYEVVDRYNDDRYLIVPTDVRVRAQVDTLVEKAVERFGKLDVVISNAGVNVSGPIEEITDEDWENMRATNIDAQIYLARAATPHLVKSQGSLIATSSVSGLAGDWPHPGYNATKGAVSLFVQSLALQLGEKGVRVNAIAPAFTVTEMTKPMIEEGGQEVVEKFKSRVTLQRIAEAEDVAPAYLFLASPDAKYITGVILPVDGGTSASNGQGNSPREFGN, via the coding sequence ATGACTCATAACACGTACCCTTTTGAAGATTCTGTTGTATTGATCACTGGCGCTAGCACAGGCATTGGACGTGCGGTTGCTGCTGCTTTTTTAGAAAATGGCGCGAAAGTCGTACTGGCTGCCCGCAGTGAAGATAAGCTATATGAAGTGGTCGATCGTTACAACGATGACCGCTATCTGATCGTGCCGACTGATGTGCGTGTACGCGCTCAAGTCGACACTCTGGTCGAAAAGGCAGTAGAGCGATTCGGCAAGCTGGATGTCGTGATCAGCAATGCCGGTGTCAACGTATCTGGACCGATTGAAGAGATTACAGATGAAGACTGGGAAAATATGCGCGCAACCAACATTGACGCTCAGATCTATCTAGCACGTGCAGCTACGCCGCATCTGGTCAAATCGCAAGGCTCGCTAATCGCCACCTCATCCGTATCCGGTCTTGCTGGCGATTGGCCGCACCCGGGCTACAACGCTACCAAAGGTGCAGTTAGCCTGTTCGTCCAATCACTGGCATTGCAGCTCGGTGAGAAGGGCGTGCGCGTGAACGCGATTGCTCCGGCATTTACGGTTACCGAAATGACCAAGCCGATGATCGAAGAGGGCGGGCAGGAAGTGGTCGAGAAATTCAAATCTCGCGTTACGTTGCAGCGGATCGCTGAAGCGGAAGATGTTGCACCAGCGTATCTGTTCCTTGCTAGCCCGGATGCCAAATATATTACAGGCGTGATTCTGCCAGTCGATGGCGGTACAAGCGCATCCAACGGTCAAGGCAACTCGCCACGTGAATTTGGCAATTGA
- a CDS encoding trans-sulfuration enzyme family protein, producing the protein MTHSGNEQNKSGVSQLEPRHGSSHAGRGTGSKSYRERSFETKLIHFGAEIDPVTGASSVPIYQASTFHQEDILNPPQHDYSRSGNPTRQALEDYIALLEGGASGFAFASGMAAISTAFLILSAGDHVIVTEDVYGGTYRFLTTVLNRMNVEISFVDMTNLEQVKGALRPNTRAVYMETPSNPTLKITDIGAVTKWAQDNHLLTMLDNTFMTPYYQRPIELGVDIILHSATKFLCGHSDVLAGLAVARTPELGKQLKHLQNGLGTVLGPQDSWLLMRGMKTLGARMAHTEKSTAIIADWLNNRDDIHALYYPGLSSHPGHTIQAAQSSGFGSVLSFDVGSGERAKQVLDRVQLPLVAVSLGAVESILSYPPTMSHAAMGATVRAERGITDGLLRLSVGLEDVNDLIADLEQALAD; encoded by the coding sequence ATGACCCATTCCGGTAACGAACAGAACAAGAGCGGTGTTAGTCAGTTGGAGCCTAGACATGGCAGCAGTCATGCCGGGCGCGGTACAGGAAGCAAGTCATACAGAGAACGCAGTTTTGAAACGAAATTGATTCATTTTGGCGCTGAGATCGATCCGGTAACGGGTGCATCCAGTGTGCCGATTTATCAGGCATCCACCTTTCATCAGGAGGATATTCTGAATCCGCCGCAGCATGATTATAGCCGTTCCGGCAATCCAACGCGGCAGGCATTGGAAGATTATATTGCACTGCTGGAAGGCGGAGCAAGTGGATTTGCCTTTGCTTCCGGTATGGCTGCCATTTCGACCGCATTTCTGATCTTGTCCGCAGGCGATCATGTAATTGTAACCGAGGATGTGTATGGTGGTACGTATCGGTTTCTGACCACAGTGCTGAATCGGATGAATGTGGAGATTAGCTTTGTCGATATGACCAATTTGGAGCAGGTAAAAGGCGCATTGCGTCCCAATACACGTGCTGTGTATATGGAAACACCGTCCAACCCCACGCTAAAAATCACCGATATTGGTGCGGTAACCAAGTGGGCACAGGACAATCATCTGCTGACGATGCTGGATAATACGTTTATGACCCCGTATTACCAGCGTCCGATTGAGTTAGGTGTCGATATTATTCTGCATAGCGCGACTAAGTTTCTATGCGGTCACAGCGATGTGCTGGCAGGGCTTGCCGTAGCGCGTACGCCAGAGCTGGGCAAACAGCTCAAGCATCTGCAAAATGGACTTGGCACCGTACTTGGTCCACAGGATTCATGGCTGTTAATGCGCGGAATGAAGACGCTCGGCGCACGGATGGCACATACTGAAAAAAGCACTGCCATTATCGCTGATTGGCTGAACAACCGTGATGATATTCATGCCTTATATTATCCGGGGTTGAGCAGTCATCCGGGGCATACTATTCAAGCCGCGCAATCGAGCGGATTTGGCTCGGTATTATCGTTCGACGTCGGGTCTGGTGAACGTGCCAAGCAGGTACTGGATCGTGTGCAGCTTCCATTGGTAGCAGTGAGTCTGGGAGCGGTAGAAAGTATTCTGTCGTATCCGCCAACCATGTCGCACGCGGCGATGGGCGCAACGGTTCGTGCAGAGCGTGGCATTACCGACGGTCTGCTGCGTTTGTCGGTTGGACTAGAGGATGTCAACGATCTGATCGCCGATCTGGAGCAAGCACTGGCAGATTGA
- a CDS encoding MarR family winged helix-turn-helix transcriptional regulator: MNNESSHAASSSQYHDQHNQDTHGDPVDSSPSPTREFSAGDQYPVSFAIFAAGRSHKGLAAQMLREIGLFPGQEILLFQLWDKDSQSQNSLGRALRLDHSTVAKSVKRLEEAGLVSRSRSPQDGRVTLVSLTDAGRALQHQVTEVWHRMEEATTAGFTDEELTILTKLALKVAANLDTQLK, translated from the coding sequence ATGAATAACGAATCATCTCACGCTGCTTCATCTTCTCAATATCACGATCAACATAATCAGGATACCCACGGTGATCCTGTAGATTCTTCTCCATCACCGACTCGCGAATTTAGTGCGGGCGATCAATATCCGGTCAGCTTTGCCATCTTTGCTGCTGGACGTTCCCACAAAGGATTAGCTGCTCAAATGTTGCGCGAAATCGGTTTATTCCCCGGACAAGAAATTCTATTGTTCCAACTGTGGGATAAAGATAGCCAGTCGCAAAACAGTCTGGGACGAGCGCTGCGACTGGATCATTCCACTGTCGCCAAATCCGTCAAAAGATTGGAAGAAGCCGGACTCGTCTCACGTTCGCGTTCGCCGCAAGACGGCAGAGTCACGCTAGTATCACTGACCGATGCTGGACGAGCATTACAGCATCAGGTAACCGAAGTGTGGCACCGCATGGAAGAAGCGACAACAGCAGGATTTACAGACGAAGAACTGACGATATTAACCAAATTGGCACTGAAAGTAGCAGCGAATTTGGATACACAGCTAAAGTAA
- a CDS encoding HAD-IA family hydrolase, with the protein MREGTTIYEVEPWVIRETSFNPQYNRRSETVFTVANGYIGMRGHFDEGMNVPEVDALNGTYLNGFYDSADIIYGEEAFGYARKRQTMLNVTDSKIIELWIEGERFNLLAGRIVDYERVLDMQTGIMTRCITWESGRGRLISLCIERLVSFANKHVAMIRYKVKPLNFSGEITLVSSLNGEVHNEISEGDPRAGAAFTGQVLHTIGKSEEGTRMSLEQRTSETEFTLLCAADHRANLKHEVKTEEHEQRLDKHFVFNLEQDQEAVLEKGIVYYTSKDYEVEHLDILAQSTLKDIMEDGFDKLASLQRQRLDEFWETADIQVEGDEKLQQGLRFNAFHLFQSVGRDGLTNIGAKGITGEGYEGHYFWDTETYIMPFFLYTQPDLALRLLEFRYHTLPKARDRAVEMAAFGALYPWRTIGGEEVSAYYPGGTAQYHIDADVAHAVIQYSEAAGDEEFLRNKGMEILVETCRFFLSVGDWIPGKGFCINGVTGPDEYTAIVNNNTYTNMMVKDQLEFTVRELRNWRDNDVANYESTIQSPMGLSDDEINVWEQAAESIYIHRQSGLIGQDDSFLDKGIWDFENTPADKYPLLLHYHPLVIYRHQVLKQADLILAMYMQGHRFTKMEKVRNYAYYEPLTTHDSSLSAAIHAILASELGTMDPAYDFFIQSARMDLDDIHSNVKDGIHAASMAGSWLTIVGGFAGMRQYAGLLHFEPKLPPGWTRYSFRVQFQKRLLEITIEQNQTTYKLLRGEPLLIHHYGNQYLVALTQPLEMKNRKLGAVIFGLEGVLIPMPELEQHYEMPAEEQREPALVGAGAEHRDYEAEDESKNPNTGPTGKWFDQAVKRNKQAAQDASDKADKEEEQHQQQVAAAAQKQAALADDQNKKSSAKAQEEVVAQPNADSDSSDTADQQHTNNQSAADSKPADTNRSGNKRSKGKAADKTTAARPAANGDQEDQDKQRLKKATADDPSESSDTTTASSASSDDGKTPSTAAASALGDGEDTVLDTGHAPATQTEPALPIDEMSEQELHREFLLPGVESLLAQLREQNVKVLLATDRPDARQIMERLGMDHYFASIIQAQDITHPKPDPESFVLAAESVDVHPYHCMVVEDSPDCLQSVRQAGMKTIGVSLHHIMDHAHFTVASLEHLNAETMERWMEIP; encoded by the coding sequence ATGAGAGAAGGAACAACAATTTATGAAGTGGAGCCGTGGGTAATCCGCGAGACCTCCTTTAATCCGCAATACAACCGCCGAAGCGAAACCGTATTTACCGTAGCCAATGGCTATATCGGGATGAGGGGGCATTTTGACGAAGGCATGAATGTGCCGGAAGTGGACGCGCTGAATGGTACATATCTGAACGGGTTTTACGATTCGGCAGATATTATATACGGGGAGGAAGCATTTGGGTATGCCCGCAAGCGGCAAACGATGCTGAACGTCACCGATAGCAAGATTATCGAGTTATGGATTGAGGGCGAACGCTTCAATTTGCTTGCTGGACGCATTGTCGATTACGAGCGTGTACTGGATATGCAAACTGGTATCATGACCCGCTGCATCACGTGGGAGAGTGGACGGGGGCGCCTCATCTCGCTCTGCATCGAGCGTCTGGTTTCGTTTGCCAATAAGCATGTAGCGATGATTCGCTATAAAGTAAAACCATTGAATTTTTCCGGTGAGATTACACTGGTGTCGTCATTGAACGGCGAAGTGCATAACGAGATTTCCGAGGGCGATCCGCGCGCTGGAGCTGCGTTTACTGGACAAGTTCTGCATACGATTGGCAAATCGGAAGAGGGGACGCGTATGTCGCTGGAGCAGCGCACATCCGAGACCGAATTCACTTTGCTATGTGCTGCCGATCATCGTGCCAATCTCAAGCATGAGGTGAAAACCGAGGAGCATGAACAGCGTCTCGACAAGCATTTTGTGTTCAATTTGGAGCAGGATCAGGAAGCCGTCTTGGAAAAAGGAATTGTGTATTATACGTCCAAAGACTATGAAGTGGAGCATTTGGACATTCTTGCTCAATCCACACTCAAGGATATTATGGAGGACGGATTTGATAAGCTGGCTTCATTGCAGCGTCAGCGTCTGGATGAATTCTGGGAAACGGCAGATATTCAGGTAGAAGGCGATGAGAAGCTACAGCAAGGTCTGCGCTTTAACGCGTTTCATTTGTTCCAATCGGTGGGTCGTGATGGATTGACCAATATCGGTGCCAAAGGGATTACCGGTGAAGGATATGAGGGTCACTATTTCTGGGATACGGAAACGTATATTATGCCATTTTTCCTGTACACACAGCCCGATCTGGCGCTGCGTCTGCTGGAATTCCGCTATCATACATTGCCGAAGGCGCGTGATCGTGCTGTGGAAATGGCAGCCTTTGGTGCGCTGTATCCGTGGCGGACGATTGGCGGGGAAGAAGTATCTGCCTATTATCCGGGCGGTACCGCACAGTACCATATTGATGCCGATGTTGCGCATGCGGTCATTCAATATAGCGAAGCTGCTGGAGACGAGGAGTTTCTACGGAACAAGGGCATGGAGATTCTGGTAGAAACCTGCCGCTTTTTCCTGTCAGTGGGCGACTGGATTCCGGGCAAAGGCTTCTGTATTAATGGTGTAACAGGACCGGATGAATACACCGCCATCGTCAACAACAATACGTATACCAATATGATGGTCAAAGACCAGCTGGAATTTACCGTGCGTGAGCTGCGCAATTGGCGCGATAATGATGTTGCCAATTATGAGTCGACGATTCAGAGTCCGATGGGCTTGTCTGATGATGAGATCAATGTCTGGGAGCAGGCGGCGGAATCTATTTACATCCATCGCCAGAGCGGTCTGATCGGGCAGGATGATTCCTTCTTGGATAAGGGCATCTGGGATTTTGAAAATACACCAGCAGACAAATATCCACTGCTGCTGCATTATCACCCTCTCGTTATTTATCGACATCAGGTGTTGAAGCAAGCAGATTTGATTTTGGCGATGTATATGCAAGGGCATCGGTTTACCAAAATGGAAAAGGTACGTAACTACGCATACTATGAACCGCTGACAACGCATGATTCCTCTCTGTCGGCAGCCATTCATGCGATTCTTGCTTCGGAGCTTGGTACGATGGACCCGGCATACGACTTCTTTATCCAGTCGGCACGTATGGATTTGGATGATATTCATAGTAACGTTAAGGACGGGATTCACGCCGCTTCCATGGCAGGTAGCTGGCTGACTATCGTTGGTGGCTTTGCTGGGATGCGCCAATACGCAGGGCTACTGCATTTTGAACCGAAGCTGCCACCGGGCTGGACTCGGTATAGCTTCCGTGTGCAATTCCAGAAGCGGTTGCTGGAAATTACAATTGAACAAAACCAAACGACCTACAAGCTGCTGCGTGGCGAACCGCTGCTGATCCATCATTATGGCAATCAGTATCTGGTTGCTTTGACCCAGCCGCTGGAAATGAAAAACCGCAAACTGGGTGCAGTTATTTTCGGTCTGGAAGGTGTCCTGATTCCAATGCCAGAGCTAGAGCAGCATTATGAGATGCCAGCCGAGGAACAACGCGAACCAGCATTGGTCGGTGCCGGGGCAGAACATCGTGATTATGAAGCGGAAGATGAGAGCAAGAATCCGAATACAGGACCAACCGGCAAATGGTTTGATCAGGCAGTCAAACGCAACAAGCAAGCGGCACAGGATGCCTCTGACAAAGCGGACAAGGAAGAGGAGCAGCATCAACAGCAAGTCGCCGCCGCCGCGCAAAAGCAAGCAGCGCTTGCAGATGACCAAAACAAAAAGTCATCGGCGAAAGCCCAAGAGGAAGTGGTCGCTCAGCCGAATGCTGATAGCGATTCATCTGATACAGCCGATCAGCAACATACCAATAACCAGTCCGCAGCAGACAGCAAGCCAGCCGATACAAACCGTTCTGGCAATAAACGCAGCAAAGGCAAAGCTGCGGATAAAACGACCGCAGCTCGTCCAGCAGCGAATGGCGATCAGGAAGACCAAGACAAACAACGTCTGAAAAAAGCGACAGCCGACGATCCATCCGAAAGCAGCGATACAACCACAGCATCCTCTGCTTCATCGGATGATGGCAAAACACCTAGCACCGCAGCCGCGTCTGCATTAGGCGATGGGGAAGATACCGTGCTGGATACCGGTCATGCACCAGCGACTCAAACCGAGCCTGCACTACCTATCGACGAGATGAGCGAACAGGAGCTACATCGCGAATTCCTGCTGCCGGGTGTGGAAAGTCTGCTGGCTCAGCTACGTGAGCAAAATGTCAAAGTGCTGCTTGCCACTGACCGCCCGGATGCGCGTCAGATTATGGAGCGCCTCGGCATGGATCACTATTTTGCCTCAATCATTCAAGCACAGGATATTACACATCCGAAGCCAGATCCAGAGAGCTTCGTACTTGCCGCAGAATCGGTAGACGTACATCCGTATCACTGTATGGTTGTCGAGGACTCCCCAGATTGCCTGCAATCTGTTCGTCAAGCGGGAATGAAGACTATCGGCGTCAGCTTGCACCATATTATGGATCACGCTCACTTTACCGTTGCCAGTCTGGAGCATTTGAATGCTGAAACGATGGAACGGTGGATGGAGATTCCTTAA
- the corA gene encoding magnesium/cobalt transporter CorA gives MKIRHVNAGNFTLVDDINETLVAPEEGFYWIDAGLDDLILLQPLFMLHDLAVEDMMGDEEQRPKIEIYENHYFIVVNSIRFDDEEIFLRALNIFLGRHFIITVTKQKISELRTLKPILWEEEVSRPDKFMYLLVDLVVDNYFTVGDRIEDQIERLEESILMNTKKSHLNEIIGLRGEILWLKRVLGPQREVINTLNKKDLRLIDDQLQKYFSDVYENAVKVSEMFDTFRDLMGNLREAYQSSIANRANEIMRVFTAITTIFMPLTVITGIYGMNFENMPELKWPFGYPMVIGIMIVLGLTMFFTFRKRDWI, from the coding sequence ATGAAAATTCGGCACGTAAACGCCGGCAATTTCACGCTGGTTGATGATATTAATGAAACACTGGTTGCACCGGAGGAAGGCTTCTACTGGATAGACGCTGGTCTTGATGATCTGATCCTGCTTCAGCCGCTCTTTATGCTGCATGATCTAGCGGTTGAGGACATGATGGGCGATGAGGAGCAGCGTCCAAAAATCGAAATCTACGAAAATCACTACTTTATCGTCGTGAACAGTATTCGGTTTGACGATGAAGAGATTTTCCTGCGCGCACTAAACATTTTCTTGGGACGGCATTTTATCATTACTGTGACCAAGCAGAAAATCAGCGAGCTGCGCACCCTCAAACCAATTTTGTGGGAAGAGGAAGTTAGTCGTCCAGATAAGTTCATGTATCTGCTGGTCGATCTGGTGGTGGACAACTACTTCACCGTCGGTGATCGGATTGAAGACCAGATTGAACGGCTGGAAGAAAGCATTCTGATGAATACGAAAAAGTCGCATCTGAATGAAATCATCGGTCTGCGCGGCGAGATCCTATGGCTCAAACGCGTACTGGGTCCGCAGCGTGAAGTAATCAACACGCTCAACAAAAAAGATTTGCGTCTGATCGACGATCAGCTGCAAAAATATTTTAGCGACGTGTACGAGAATGCCGTGAAAGTATCCGAGATGTTTGATACATTCCGCGATCTGATGGGCAACTTACGTGAGGCATACCAATCGAGTATCGCCAACCGTGCGAACGAAATCATGCGCGTATTTACCGCCATTACGACGATATTCATGCCGCTCACGGTCATTACGGGCATTTACGGAATGAACTTTGAAAATATGCCAGAGCTGAAATGGCCGTTCGGTTATCCGATGGTCATCGGTATTATGATCGTGCTCGGTCTGACCATGTTCTTCACCTTCCGCAAACGCGATTGGATCTGA
- the metA gene encoding homoserine O-acetyltransferase MetA, whose protein sequence is MPIKIPDSLPAKEILSGENIFVMDESRAYQQDIRPLRIALLNLMPTKETTETQLLRLLSNSPLQVDIYLLHTRSHISKNTSAEYLNTFYKTFPEVKHLRFDGLIVTGAPVETMDFEDVNYWEEIQEIFEWSKSNVTSTMHICWASQAGLYHHFGVPKVDLPEKCFGVFPHTLNKNNVPLLRGFDELYFAPHSRHTEVRREDIENVPELEILSESEEAGIYIVATKDGKQIFVTGHSEYDPLSLKWEYDRDIARGMDIAVPKNYYPNDDPTRTPPSIWRAHANLLFSNWLNYYVYQETPYDLEAEKAEIGLYSI, encoded by the coding sequence ATGCCAATCAAAATCCCAGACAGTTTACCGGCGAAAGAGATCCTTTCCGGGGAAAATATTTTCGTGATGGATGAATCGCGCGCGTACCAGCAGGACATTCGTCCGCTGCGTATCGCTTTGCTGAATCTCATGCCAACGAAGGAGACGACCGAGACGCAACTGCTACGATTGCTGAGTAACAGTCCGCTGCAAGTGGACATTTATCTGCTGCATACGCGTTCCCATATCTCCAAGAACACATCGGCTGAATATCTGAATACCTTTTACAAAACGTTTCCTGAAGTCAAGCATTTGCGCTTTGACGGTCTGATCGTAACAGGTGCGCCTGTAGAGACGATGGATTTTGAAGATGTGAATTATTGGGAAGAGATTCAGGAGATTTTTGAATGGAGCAAATCGAACGTCACCTCGACCATGCACATTTGTTGGGCATCACAGGCGGGCTTGTACCATCACTTCGGCGTACCAAAAGTCGATCTGCCGGAGAAATGCTTTGGCGTATTCCCGCATACGCTCAACAAAAACAATGTGCCGCTGCTGAGAGGGTTTGACGAATTATATTTTGCCCCGCATTCTCGTCATACCGAAGTGCGGCGTGAAGATATTGAAAACGTACCAGAGCTAGAAATTCTGTCCGAGTCGGAAGAAGCTGGTATCTATATCGTAGCGACCAAAGACGGCAAGCAAATCTTCGTCACCGGTCATTCCGAATACGATCCGCTTTCCTTGAAATGGGAATACGATCGCGACATCGCACGCGGTATGGACATCGCCGTTCCGAAGAATTACTATCCCAACGACGATCCAACTCGTACACCGCCGTCCATCTGGCGCGCACATGCGAACTTGCTATTTTCTAACTGGCTCAACTATTACGTATACCAAGAGACACCATACGATCTGGAAGCGGAAAAAGCCGAAATTGGTCTATATTCCATTTAA
- the mqnC gene encoding cyclic dehypoxanthinyl futalosine synthase gives MNTVDRILEKALQGGRLDVEDTIALYESDQIEKMGHVANQIMMRHNPDPITTFVIGRNVNYTNVCDVYCRFCAFYRRPGSPEGYVLPDETILQKIQETEDVGGTEILMQGGVNPDLPFEYYLNILRKIKQHFPNITMHSFSPAEIMKMQKLSGLSMEDTIRAIHEAGLDSLPGGGGEILDDRTRRKISRLKGSWRDWMDVMQTAHKVGMNTTATMVIGFGESFEERALHMLRVREAQDECIRNGYDSEGFLAFISWTFQPDNTNMKAEKQTPEQYLKNVAISRIFLDNIKHFQSSWVTMGPEVGKMSLQYGCDDFGSTMMEENVVSAAGTTHKVNIEQTLDIIRAAGKIPAQRDTKYNILQVFDDENQKVQRDFIMQN, from the coding sequence ATGAATACAGTAGATCGTATTCTGGAAAAAGCACTGCAAGGCGGTCGTCTGGATGTGGAAGATACGATTGCATTATATGAATCGGATCAGATTGAAAAAATGGGTCATGTTGCGAATCAGATCATGATGCGCCACAATCCCGATCCAATTACGACGTTTGTGATCGGTCGTAACGTCAACTACACCAACGTATGTGACGTGTATTGCCGTTTCTGTGCTTTTTACCGTCGTCCGGGTTCGCCGGAAGGCTACGTACTGCCGGATGAAACGATCCTGCAAAAAATTCAGGAAACCGAGGATGTAGGCGGTACTGAGATTCTAATGCAGGGCGGGGTCAATCCTGATCTGCCATTCGAGTACTACCTGAATATTCTGCGTAAAATTAAACAGCATTTCCCGAATATCACCATGCACTCTTTCTCCCCAGCGGAGATTATGAAAATGCAAAAACTGTCTGGGCTGTCGATGGAAGATACGATTCGTGCGATTCACGAAGCGGGTCTGGATTCGCTACCGGGTGGTGGCGGTGAGATTCTGGATGACCGTACCCGCCGTAAAATTAGCCGTCTCAAAGGCTCATGGCGCGACTGGATGGACGTGATGCAAACCGCACACAAAGTCGGTATGAATACCACTGCAACGATGGTAATCGGTTTTGGTGAATCGTTTGAAGAACGTGCACTGCATATGTTGCGTGTGCGTGAAGCGCAAGATGAATGTATCCGTAACGGCTATGATTCGGAAGGCTTCTTGGCATTTATCTCTTGGACATTCCAGCCAGATAACACCAACATGAAAGCCGAAAAACAAACGCCAGAACAATACCTGAAAAATGTAGCGATCAGCCGCATTTTCTTGGATAATATCAAGCATTTCCAATCGTCTTGGGTAACAATGGGACCAGAAGTCGGCAAAATGTCGCTGCAATATGGCTGTGATGACTTCGGCAGTACGATGATGGAAGAAAACGTCGTATCTGCTGCTGGTACGACTCACAAGGTCAACATTGAGCAAACACTGGATATTATCCGTGCTGCTGGTAAAATCCCAGCTCAACGCGATACCAAGTACAATATCCTGCAAGTGTTTGATGACGAGAACCAAAAAGTCCAACGTGACTTCATTATGCAAAACTAA
- a CDS encoding PLP-dependent transferase: MTEHKKNESSLSIESRLAQIGSINEPVTGAVNFPIYHSTAFRHPALGQSTGFDYIRTTNPTRAVLEEAAAGLESGDAGFACSSGMAALQTIFALFGQGDHLIVSLDLYGGTYRLLERILSKFGVTASYVDTNDLEAMDKIVQDNTRAVFIETPTNPLMMITDIEAVATWAKQYNLLTIVDNTLLSPFFQRPIELGADIVVHSATKYLGGHNDVLAGLIITKGKELSDEMAFLHNSIGAVLSPNDSYQLMKGMKTLALRMERHEYNATTIANHLLKHPQIAEVFYPALPDHPGHEVQNRQSSGNTGIFSFKVKDARYIEPILRSIKLIAFAESLGGVESLMTYPAIQTHADIPLEIRDAIGVDDRLLRFSVGIEHVDDLIADLDQALEAARLEVEGA; encoded by the coding sequence ATGACGGAACACAAAAAGAATGAATCTTCGCTTAGTATTGAAAGCCGGTTGGCACAGATCGGGTCGATCAACGAGCCGGTAACAGGAGCTGTGAATTTCCCTATCTACCATTCCACTGCATTCCGTCATCCAGCACTTGGACAAAGCACAGGCTTTGACTACATTCGTACGACCAACCCAACGCGTGCCGTACTGGAAGAAGCCGCAGCTGGACTGGAATCTGGCGATGCAGGCTTTGCCTGTAGCTCCGGCATGGCGGCGCTGCAAACGATCTTCGCACTGTTCGGTCAAGGTGATCATCTGATCGTCTCGCTTGATCTGTACGGCGGAACATACCGTTTGCTAGAGCGCATCCTGTCCAAATTCGGCGTGACCGCATCGTATGTAGATACAAATGATCTAGAAGCGATGGACAAAATCGTACAGGATAATACGCGTGCCGTATTTATCGAAACACCGACCAATCCGCTGATGATGATTACCGATATTGAGGCGGTAGCAACATGGGCAAAACAATATAATCTACTGACCATCGTGGATAACACACTGCTGTCGCCGTTTTTCCAGCGTCCGATTGAGCTAGGTGCTGATATTGTCGTACACAGTGCGACCAAATATCTGGGCGGACACAACGACGTTCTTGCCGGATTGATCATCACCAAAGGCAAGGAATTGTCCGATGAGATGGCATTTTTGCATAATTCCATCGGTGCAGTATTGTCCCCTAACGATTCGTATCAGCTGATGAAAGGCATGAAGACATTGGCGCTGCGCATGGAACGTCATGAATACAATGCAACAACGATTGCGAATCATCTGTTGAAGCACCCACAAATTGCCGAAGTGTTCTACCCAGCATTGCCAGATCATCCGGGGCATGAGGTGCAAAATCGTCAATCCAGCGGAAACACAGGCATTTTCTCCTTCAAAGTGAAGGATGCGCGTTATATCGAGCCGATCTTGCGTAGCATTAAGCTGATTGCATTTGCCGAAAGTCTAGGCGGTGTAGAATCACTGATGACCTATCCAGCCATTCAGACCCATGCGGACATTCCACTGGAAATCCGCGATGCGATTGGTGTAGACGATCGTCTGCTACGTTTCTCCGTTGGTATTGAACATGTAGATGATCTGATCGCTGATCTGGATCAAGCGCTGGAAGCCGCACGACTTGAAGTAGAAGGAGCGTGA
- a CDS encoding DUF6756 family protein, whose product MHQELEEACSIGHIRNYKVDAAEDVIRAIESIYVDGAPRAWWLRLQHVVHKQHSDNDQWYVDIKRIVRQYCASDILANQKLLFVVDEDNERHHVYALTLDEIIHVIAECRFFEYYICPNDYAWLLCENEHGEFLICKCS is encoded by the coding sequence TTGCATCAGGAACTGGAAGAAGCATGCTCAATAGGGCATATCCGCAACTATAAGGTGGATGCTGCAGAAGATGTTATTCGAGCCATTGAGAGTATCTATGTGGACGGCGCACCTCGCGCATGGTGGCTCAGACTACAACATGTGGTGCATAAACAGCATTCAGACAATGATCAGTGGTATGTGGATATTAAGCGTATTGTTCGTCAATACTGTGCTTCTGACATATTGGCAAATCAGAAACTGTTGTTTGTTGTTGATGAAGATAATGAGAGACATCATGTTTATGCTTTGACATTGGATGAAATCATACATGTTATCGCGGAATGCCGCTTTTTTGAATATTATATTTGTCCTAACGATTACGCATGGTTGCTATGCGAGAACGAACATGGAGAGTTTCTTATCTGCAAGTGTTCATGA